A single genomic interval of Mycobacterium sp. DL592 harbors:
- a CDS encoding PDR/VanB family oxidoreductase, whose protein sequence is MRPDAEEQLELVVTRREQIADDVVGLVLEHPGGQELPQWSPGAHIDLVLTESLVRQYSLCSSPADRHRWLIGVLREPAGRGGSAYVHEELREGTRVTARGPRNHFALAPAQRYQFIAGGIGITPIIAMIEAAEAGGADWHLLFGGRRRSSMAFAEELAKYAERVTICPQDEDGLLDLDAVLQPVREDTLVYCCGPEGLLTAVEQACAPWPAGALRVERFAPSAVDSAASPDALERFEVVCQRSNLTIDIGPGESILDALRAHGVNMLSSCGEGICGTCETPVLEGRPDHRDSVLADDEKAANDAMMVCVSRSLSARLVLDV, encoded by the coding sequence GTGCGCCCGGACGCTGAGGAACAGCTCGAGCTGGTCGTCACCCGGCGCGAACAGATCGCCGACGATGTCGTCGGTCTCGTCCTGGAACATCCTGGTGGACAGGAACTTCCGCAATGGTCGCCCGGAGCCCACATCGACCTTGTGCTGACCGAGTCGCTGGTCCGGCAGTACTCGCTGTGTTCGAGCCCGGCCGACCGGCACCGGTGGCTGATCGGCGTGCTTCGAGAACCCGCCGGCCGCGGCGGGTCCGCCTACGTACATGAGGAACTGCGGGAGGGCACCAGGGTTACGGCCCGCGGCCCGCGTAATCACTTCGCGTTGGCGCCGGCGCAGCGCTACCAGTTCATCGCCGGCGGCATCGGCATCACCCCGATCATCGCGATGATCGAAGCGGCCGAGGCCGGTGGCGCAGACTGGCACCTGCTCTTCGGCGGTCGGCGGCGCTCGTCGATGGCGTTCGCCGAAGAGCTTGCGAAATATGCTGAGCGCGTGACGATCTGCCCTCAGGATGAGGACGGACTGCTCGATCTGGACGCTGTACTGCAGCCCGTGCGTGAGGACACCCTGGTGTACTGCTGCGGGCCGGAGGGCCTGCTGACCGCGGTGGAACAGGCGTGTGCGCCCTGGCCCGCCGGCGCGCTGCGGGTGGAACGATTCGCCCCGAGCGCCGTGGATTCCGCGGCCTCACCCGATGCCCTCGAGCGCTTCGAGGTGGTGTGCCAGAGATCGAATCTGACGATCGACATCGGGCCGGGCGAATCGATTCTGGACGCACTGCGGGCCCACGGGGTCAACATGCTGTCGTCCTGCGGGGAGGGCATCTGCGGTACGTGTGAGACACCGGTACTCGAGGGTCGGCCCGACCACCGCGACTCGGTGCTCGCCGACGACGAGAAAGCCGCCAACGACGCCATGATGGTGTGCGTTTCGCGGTCGCTGTCAGCGCGGCTGGTCCTCGACGTATGA
- a CDS encoding CdaR family transcriptional regulator, translating to MAADLTRTAAQEFAALAGAMDATGLGERVGLRAMEVIAELHDTKDKDVEQLTVEAALSNVHAVLRALTAGESPTAAQPSDVSLNWAATLAQRGITVAVIPRCYVIGLGLCDAALRTAISELHTTDDVKWQLAGAASQYLFGYCEKVSGDLVDHYQRERELWVRGADSVRAELVLGLVSGRPMDLRATSAALGYNLDRSHVAMMVWIDPRSQDRPPLQALKRAAAAIAHQLKGIELLVVPAGAGMVWAWISGPAVTDQPQETVCVDAPLLASVGGLARGLDGFVASHHQARDARRMSGVLGHPAGTVIYHRDVALDALLTQDLSAAGRFVKDELGELSADTERNRRLRTTLITFFEENMSWGRAAERLGVHQNTVMYRVQQAKDLLGRSLTERRLELEVALRLADASANLSPGGLASAGQPDPPAVR from the coding sequence GTGGCTGCAGACCTCACACGGACAGCGGCGCAGGAGTTCGCGGCGCTCGCGGGCGCGATGGACGCCACCGGTTTGGGTGAGCGCGTCGGATTGCGCGCCATGGAGGTGATCGCCGAGCTACACGACACCAAGGACAAAGACGTCGAGCAGCTGACCGTCGAAGCAGCCTTGAGCAACGTGCACGCTGTCTTACGGGCGCTCACCGCGGGGGAGTCGCCCACCGCGGCGCAGCCGAGCGACGTCAGCCTGAACTGGGCGGCCACGCTGGCCCAGCGCGGAATCACAGTTGCGGTGATCCCACGCTGCTACGTGATCGGGCTGGGCTTGTGCGACGCGGCGCTGCGGACCGCGATCAGTGAGCTCCACACAACCGACGACGTCAAATGGCAGCTGGCCGGGGCCGCCTCCCAATACCTGTTCGGCTACTGCGAGAAGGTCTCCGGAGATCTCGTCGACCACTATCAACGGGAGCGTGAACTGTGGGTGCGAGGCGCCGACTCCGTGCGGGCCGAACTGGTCCTCGGTCTGGTCTCGGGTCGCCCGATGGATCTGCGGGCGACGAGCGCGGCGCTGGGCTACAACCTCGACCGGTCGCACGTCGCGATGATGGTCTGGATTGATCCGCGCAGCCAGGACAGACCGCCGCTGCAGGCGCTCAAGCGCGCCGCCGCGGCAATCGCACACCAGCTCAAGGGGATCGAGTTACTGGTTGTGCCCGCCGGTGCCGGGATGGTTTGGGCCTGGATCAGCGGACCCGCCGTGACCGACCAACCCCAGGAGACCGTGTGCGTCGATGCGCCGCTGCTCGCGTCGGTCGGCGGCCTGGCCCGCGGCCTCGACGGCTTCGTCGCGTCTCACCACCAGGCGCGTGACGCTCGTCGGATGAGCGGCGTCCTGGGCCACCCTGCGGGCACGGTCATCTACCACCGCGATGTGGCCCTGGACGCCCTGCTGACCCAAGACCTCTCGGCCGCAGGCCGATTCGTCAAAGACGAGCTCGGTGAGCTCAGCGCCGACACCGAACGCAACCGACGGCTGCGCACCACCCTGATCACGTTCTTCGAGGAGAACATGAGCTGGGGCCGGGCCGCAGAGCGGCTGGGTGTGCACCAGAACACCGTGATGTACCGCGTCCAGCAGGCAAAAGACCTGCTCGGACGGTCGCTGACGGAGCGGCGGCTGGAACTGGAAGTGGCATTGCGCCTCGCCGACGCCAGCGCGAACCTCAGCCCGGGGGGACTGGCCAGCGCGGGCCAGCCCGACCCGCCTGCCGTCAGGTAG
- a CDS encoding amidohydrolase family protein has translation MAGPVGLPVIDTMIGFPHEGFDQYDFIRKQTKDRESKENFEFPVEYMFKDVPKDLPTDDPVSLLLQQMDRFGIEKAVIGVSDESADKALKLFPDRFVPSGAVSDPNDVMGSVAAIKREYEQYGIRATSVFPSGTFPQVPIDDPKMYPIYATCVELGIPIFVCAGVPGPRIPFKPQEVSRIDIVMFDFPDLVFVTRHGCEPWEDLAVKLMLKWPNLYYSTSAFAPKYYPKAIIDYANSRGADKVLYAGYFPMGLSLERIFRDLPGVPFKDEVWPKFLYGNAARILGLES, from the coding sequence ATGGCCGGACCTGTCGGTCTCCCGGTAATCGACACGATGATCGGATTCCCCCACGAGGGCTTCGATCAGTACGACTTCATCCGCAAGCAGACCAAGGACCGCGAGTCCAAGGAGAACTTCGAGTTCCCGGTCGAGTACATGTTCAAAGACGTGCCCAAGGACCTGCCCACCGACGACCCGGTGTCGCTGTTGCTGCAGCAGATGGATCGCTTCGGTATCGAGAAGGCCGTCATCGGGGTGAGCGACGAATCCGCGGACAAGGCGCTCAAACTGTTTCCCGACCGGTTCGTGCCCTCCGGTGCGGTCTCGGATCCCAACGACGTGATGGGCTCGGTGGCCGCGATCAAGCGCGAGTACGAGCAGTACGGCATCCGGGCGACGTCGGTGTTCCCGTCCGGCACCTTCCCGCAGGTGCCCATTGACGACCCGAAGATGTACCCGATCTATGCCACCTGTGTGGAGCTCGGCATCCCGATCTTCGTGTGCGCCGGAGTGCCCGGCCCGCGGATCCCGTTCAAACCGCAGGAAGTCTCGCGCATCGACATCGTGATGTTCGACTTCCCCGATCTGGTGTTCGTGACCCGGCACGGCTGCGAGCCATGGGAGGACCTCGCGGTCAAGCTGATGCTGAAGTGGCCCAACCTGTACTACTCCACCTCCGCGTTCGCCCCGAAGTACTACCCGAAGGCGATCATCGACTACGCCAACTCCCGCGGTGCCGACAAAGTCCTCTACGCCGGGTACTTCCCCATGGGCCTGTCTCTGGAGCGGATTTTCCGGGACCTGCCAGGAGTCCCGTTCAAGGACGAGGTGTGGCCGAAGTTCCTCTACGGCAACGCAGCTCGCATCCTCGGTTTGGAGAGCTGA
- a CDS encoding SCP2 sterol-binding domain-containing protein, with the protein MPYYANADEIYKYLGGVFRAANGTDVGPKLMAADLDLQVYYSDPDACMTVRLREPSIEVADGGDNADADVKLYMTADIGDKFWRGEYNLGVGLAKGQVKAKGPVNKILKLVPLTKPLFPVYRELVAEKDAAV; encoded by the coding sequence ATGCCGTACTACGCCAACGCAGACGAGATCTACAAGTACCTCGGGGGCGTCTTCCGCGCCGCCAACGGCACCGACGTCGGGCCCAAGCTCATGGCGGCCGACCTCGATCTGCAGGTCTACTACTCCGATCCGGACGCCTGCATGACCGTCCGGTTGCGCGAGCCCAGCATCGAGGTGGCCGACGGCGGCGACAACGCCGACGCCGACGTCAAGCTCTACATGACCGCCGATATCGGCGACAAGTTCTGGCGCGGCGAGTACAACCTGGGGGTCGGCCTGGCCAAGGGTCAGGTCAAGGCCAAGGGCCCGGTGAACAAAATCCTCAAGCTGGTGCCGCTGACCAAGCCGCTGTTCCCGGTCTACCGGGAGCTCGTCGCCGAGAAGGACGCCGCCGTCTAA
- a CDS encoding TetR family transcriptional regulator — MSRPHTDVVAPTDMTSDQLVRRARVIEEVIGLIGEVGADAVQMRDVAQRSGVALATVYRYFSSKENLLAAALEDWQKRLTRRVLSGGSAGKDPLPGVLDYLRRAQRAFARSPQMTALMLQMVTSTDPEVKPIIDQIERNNVELFNRLLEGLAPEAISNVSFGLNTALSGALGGLLAGRLTLEDSLAHVEWVARTLLDEAHAPRR; from the coding sequence GTGAGCCGGCCCCACACCGACGTCGTCGCGCCGACGGACATGACCAGCGACCAGTTGGTGCGCCGGGCCAGGGTCATCGAAGAGGTGATCGGGCTCATCGGCGAGGTCGGCGCGGACGCGGTTCAGATGCGTGACGTCGCCCAGCGCTCCGGGGTGGCACTGGCGACGGTCTACCGGTACTTCAGCTCCAAAGAGAACCTGCTGGCCGCTGCGCTCGAGGACTGGCAGAAGCGGTTGACCCGCCGCGTCCTCTCCGGCGGATCGGCGGGCAAGGACCCGCTGCCCGGGGTGCTGGACTACCTGCGCCGCGCCCAGCGGGCGTTCGCCCGCAGCCCGCAGATGACGGCGTTGATGCTGCAGATGGTGACCTCCACCGACCCGGAGGTGAAGCCGATCATCGACCAGATCGAACGCAACAACGTTGAACTGTTCAACAGGTTGTTGGAAGGGCTTGCCCCGGAAGCGATTTCGAATGTCAGCTTCGGGCTGAACACCGCGCTCAGCGGTGCGCTGGGCGGGTTGCTCGCCGGCCGGCTGACGTTGGAGGACTCACTGGCTCACGTCGAGTGGGTGGCGCGGACGCTGCTCGACGAGGCACACGCGCCGCGCAGGTGA
- a CDS encoding cytochrome P450, whose product MTSIADHRPMITDPDLDLSARSFWAQDFETREKAFARLRDEHRVSYHRPYESTLLPPEEDTPGFWSVTKHQDCRFVSRNPKLFCSGKGVLMEDMPEVVITATASFLVMDGEQHRKMRGVMEQAFSPRNVRKISEWVAQHARDRLDEIIDRGEGDFSEDYAKYVPGRIFAHFFGLERDSEEQHIVMEAAERMLAWDDPRMALGRDALTTHAEEAERIQDIALMMAERRRKEPKDDLITWVINAEFEGQKLDEWEIGSFFSLLGSAANDTTRHSIAHAIRLLSQNPDQKALLLEDLEGRVGSAAEEVIRFASPVMHFRRTATEDVVIGDTEIKAGEHVVMWYCSANRDPDVFEDPGTFNILRSPNDHAGFGAGGPHFCLGSALGRRMLRSAITEIYTRIPDITLTGEPDFQVNNFIHGVHSLPVRWTPPTTR is encoded by the coding sequence ATGACCAGCATTGCCGATCACCGACCGATGATCACCGATCCCGATCTGGACCTGTCGGCCAGATCATTCTGGGCTCAGGATTTCGAGACGCGGGAGAAGGCCTTCGCCCGGCTCCGCGACGAGCACCGCGTCTCCTATCACCGGCCCTACGAGTCGACGTTGCTTCCGCCGGAGGAGGACACTCCCGGGTTCTGGTCGGTGACCAAGCACCAGGACTGCCGGTTCGTCTCCCGCAACCCGAAGCTGTTCTGCTCGGGCAAGGGCGTCCTGATGGAGGACATGCCCGAGGTCGTCATCACCGCCACCGCCTCCTTCCTGGTGATGGACGGCGAGCAGCACCGCAAGATGCGCGGCGTGATGGAGCAGGCCTTCTCGCCGCGCAACGTCCGCAAGATCTCCGAATGGGTTGCCCAGCATGCCCGTGACCGCCTCGACGAGATCATCGATCGCGGTGAGGGCGACTTCTCCGAGGACTACGCGAAATACGTGCCGGGCCGGATCTTCGCGCACTTCTTCGGTCTCGAACGCGACAGCGAAGAACAGCACATCGTCATGGAAGCCGCCGAGCGGATGCTCGCCTGGGACGACCCGCGCATGGCGTTGGGACGTGACGCGCTCACCACTCACGCCGAGGAGGCCGAGCGCATCCAGGACATCGCCTTGATGATGGCCGAGCGCCGGCGTAAGGAGCCGAAGGACGACCTGATCACCTGGGTGATCAACGCCGAGTTCGAAGGCCAGAAGCTCGACGAGTGGGAAATCGGTTCGTTCTTCTCACTTTTGGGTTCGGCCGCCAACGACACCACCCGGCATTCCATCGCCCACGCCATCCGGTTGCTGTCCCAGAATCCTGACCAGAAGGCCCTGCTCCTCGAGGACCTCGAGGGCCGGGTCGGCTCCGCGGCCGAGGAAGTGATCCGATTCGCCAGCCCGGTCATGCATTTCCGCCGTACCGCCACCGAGGACGTGGTCATCGGCGACACCGAGATCAAGGCAGGCGAGCACGTCGTCATGTGGTACTGCTCGGCCAACCGCGATCCCGACGTGTTCGAGGATCCGGGCACGTTCAACATCCTTCGCAGCCCCAACGACCATGCCGGCTTCGGCGCAGGCGGTCCACACTTCTGCCTCGGCAGCGCGTTGGGCCGGCGGATGCTGCGATCGGCGATCACCGAAATCTACACGCGCATACCGGATATCACCCTGACCGGTGAACCCGACTTCCAGGTGAACAACTTCATCCACGGCGTGCACTCGCTGCCGGTGCGCTGGACACCACCCACCACACGCTGA
- a CDS encoding acyl-CoA dehydrogenase, which yields MALAITTEQEQLADAVTQFAARHAPVDKTRAAFDSLAAGELPPWWEEFTAHGFHAVHLPEDTGGQGGTLADMACVIEAAAAALLPGPLLSTATASAVATLAGPAAAPLLTELAAGATATVILPEHSSVHAVRDGDSWRLNGSTGSTLGICAAQRILVAAHAGEGADLWFVLDAGAPGIGLSVEQQHGTDMTTDVGVLHLADHRVTNAAVLSQIPTDRARCVVVALAASAAAGTVRRSVEMAVDFIRTREQFGKPVGSFQALQHKAAVLLVNSEMASAAAWDAVRAVDESLEQHRLAAASAAVMTVATGPDLTLDALLMFGAIGYTWEHDVHLYWRRAVTLAASLGPATQWERDAGELARTVKRSTAIHLGDVESDFRARIAAVIDQAAALHNETPTDDRRAPGLAFGSQRDMLAQAGLVAPHLPPPWGLAASPVQQVIITEEFDKRPEVTRPSLNIAEWILPTILDRGTEAQRERFAWPMLRGTQRWCQLFSEPGAGSDLASLSTRAQKVDGGWVINGHKIWTSSAHVAQYGAMLARTDPDAPKHQGISYFLIDMSAPGLVISPIKQSSGHADFNECFFTDVFVPDDMLVGEPGEGWDLAMSTVAVERTAIGNYVNIDRSAALRHMAATAGADHDATVRALGQIEAHTTAIKAMVLRETLRLVEGQNAGPASSIAKYAMVLLLRRAATATLGLTGRLAMLEKSDPPVVEPYFDMPSELIGGGTPEIQLTIIASMILGLPRK from the coding sequence ATGGCCCTGGCAATCACCACCGAACAGGAACAGCTGGCCGACGCAGTCACCCAGTTCGCCGCCCGGCACGCGCCCGTCGACAAGACCCGCGCGGCATTCGATTCCCTCGCGGCCGGCGAGCTGCCGCCGTGGTGGGAGGAGTTCACCGCCCACGGATTCCATGCCGTGCACCTGCCCGAGGACACCGGCGGCCAGGGCGGGACGCTGGCCGACATGGCGTGCGTCATCGAGGCTGCCGCGGCAGCCCTGCTGCCGGGACCGCTGCTGAGCACCGCCACCGCCAGTGCGGTCGCGACACTGGCCGGGCCCGCGGCCGCTCCCCTGCTGACCGAGCTAGCTGCCGGGGCGACCGCCACCGTCATCCTGCCCGAGCACTCGTCGGTGCACGCCGTGCGCGACGGCGACAGCTGGCGGCTCAACGGCTCCACCGGATCCACGCTGGGAATCTGTGCGGCACAACGAATTCTGGTCGCCGCGCACGCCGGCGAGGGCGCCGACCTGTGGTTCGTCCTGGACGCGGGCGCGCCCGGTATCGGGCTCAGCGTCGAACAGCAACACGGTACCGACATGACCACCGATGTCGGCGTACTGCATCTGGCCGACCATCGGGTCACCAATGCCGCGGTGCTGTCGCAGATTCCGACCGACCGGGCGCGTTGCGTCGTGGTGGCTCTGGCCGCCAGCGCGGCGGCCGGCACGGTACGCCGCAGCGTCGAGATGGCCGTCGACTTCATCCGCACCCGCGAACAGTTCGGCAAACCTGTGGGATCCTTCCAGGCGTTGCAGCACAAGGCCGCAGTTCTGCTGGTGAACTCCGAAATGGCCTCGGCCGCAGCCTGGGATGCCGTGCGCGCCGTCGACGAGTCCCTCGAGCAGCACCGGCTGGCCGCGGCGTCGGCCGCGGTCATGACGGTGGCCACCGGTCCCGATCTCACCCTGGACGCGCTGTTGATGTTCGGGGCGATCGGATACACCTGGGAACACGACGTTCACCTGTACTGGCGACGGGCCGTGACCCTGGCGGCCTCGCTGGGGCCCGCGACGCAGTGGGAACGTGACGCCGGCGAGCTCGCCCGAACGGTGAAGCGCTCCACCGCAATCCATCTCGGCGACGTGGAGTCGGACTTCAGGGCCCGTATCGCCGCGGTCATCGACCAGGCGGCCGCGCTGCACAACGAGACACCGACCGACGATCGCCGCGCGCCGGGGCTGGCCTTCGGCTCGCAGCGAGACATGCTGGCCCAAGCCGGCCTGGTGGCTCCGCACCTGCCCCCGCCGTGGGGCCTGGCGGCCTCTCCGGTGCAGCAGGTCATCATCACCGAAGAGTTCGACAAACGGCCTGAGGTGACCCGCCCGTCGCTGAACATCGCCGAGTGGATCCTGCCCACCATCCTCGACCGGGGCACCGAGGCACAGCGGGAGCGGTTCGCCTGGCCGATGCTGCGCGGCACGCAGCGCTGGTGCCAGCTGTTCAGCGAGCCGGGCGCCGGTTCCGACCTCGCCTCGCTGAGCACCCGCGCCCAGAAGGTCGACGGCGGCTGGGTGATCAACGGGCACAAGATCTGGACCTCGTCAGCGCACGTCGCCCAGTACGGCGCGATGCTGGCGCGCACCGACCCGGATGCCCCCAAGCACCAGGGCATCAGCTACTTCCTTATCGACATGTCCGCACCGGGACTGGTGATCTCGCCGATCAAGCAGTCCAGCGGGCACGCGGACTTCAACGAGTGCTTCTTCACCGATGTGTTCGTTCCCGACGACATGCTGGTCGGGGAACCGGGTGAGGGCTGGGATCTGGCGATGTCGACGGTGGCAGTCGAGCGCACGGCGATCGGCAACTACGTCAACATCGACCGCTCGGCAGCACTGCGGCACATGGCAGCCACCGCCGGAGCCGACCACGACGCCACGGTGCGGGCACTCGGCCAGATCGAGGCGCACACCACCGCGATCAAGGCGATGGTGCTGCGCGAGACGCTGCGCCTGGTCGAGGGCCAGAATGCCGGGCCGGCGTCGAGCATCGCGAAGTATGCGATGGTGCTGCTGCTGCGCCGGGCCGCCACGGCCACCCTCGGCCTGACCGGGCGGCTGGCGATGCTCGAGAAGTCCGATCCGCCGGTGGTGGAGCCGTACTTCGACATGCCCTCGGAGTTGATCGGCGGCGGCACCCCGGAGATCCAGCTGACGATCATCGCCTCGATGATTCTCGGGCTCCCCCGGAAATAG
- a CDS encoding NAD(P)-dependent alcohol dehydrogenase, with amino-acid sequence MTDTASHIHTDTASRPAIARAAILREEGQPLSLEDVEIADLCDGEILVRIAGVGVCHTDISAAQGLVPLPLPAVLGHEGAGVVVAVGAGVRTLVPGDHVVLSFAYCDECDTCRKKTPAYCDLFAPLNYFGERLDGTVTMHAGAEDIHGNWFGQSSFASLAVASAHNAVKVPEDLPLQLLGPLGCGLQTGAGAVMNVLRPAPGESLAVFGLGAVGLAAVMAAKALGCDPVIAVDLNESRLEVARELGATHTFNPSTSRDLVWDVMSTVPTGVDHSLDAVGSNQVIRQALEILRSPGHCVTVGFQGLQHDITIDQGHLLLGRRLSGVIEGDADPQSFVPALIRLYRDGKFPFDRLIETFPLTAINEAIEASIRGDVIKPVVVFD; translated from the coding sequence TTGACTGACACCGCATCTCACATCCACACCGACACCGCGTCGCGGCCGGCTATCGCCCGCGCGGCGATCCTGCGCGAGGAGGGCCAGCCGCTGTCGCTGGAGGACGTCGAGATCGCCGACCTGTGCGACGGCGAGATCCTGGTCCGCATCGCGGGCGTCGGGGTCTGCCACACCGACATCTCCGCGGCCCAGGGCCTGGTGCCCCTGCCGCTGCCCGCCGTCCTCGGTCACGAAGGAGCGGGTGTCGTGGTGGCCGTGGGCGCGGGGGTGCGGACGCTGGTCCCCGGCGACCACGTGGTGCTGAGCTTCGCCTACTGCGACGAATGCGACACCTGCCGCAAGAAAACCCCGGCCTACTGCGATCTGTTCGCTCCGCTGAACTACTTCGGTGAGCGGCTCGACGGCACGGTGACGATGCACGCCGGCGCCGAAGACATCCACGGCAACTGGTTCGGGCAGTCCTCGTTCGCCAGCCTGGCCGTGGCCAGCGCCCACAACGCGGTCAAGGTTCCCGAGGACCTGCCACTGCAGCTGTTGGGGCCGCTGGGCTGCGGACTGCAGACCGGCGCCGGTGCGGTGATGAACGTGCTGCGCCCCGCCCCAGGCGAGAGCCTGGCCGTATTCGGCCTCGGCGCAGTCGGCCTGGCCGCGGTGATGGCGGCCAAAGCCCTGGGCTGCGACCCGGTGATCGCCGTCGACCTCAACGAATCCCGCCTCGAGGTCGCCCGCGAGTTGGGTGCCACCCACACGTTCAATCCGTCGACAAGCCGCGATCTCGTCTGGGACGTGATGAGCACGGTGCCCACCGGAGTCGACCATTCTCTCGACGCGGTCGGGTCCAATCAGGTGATCCGGCAGGCGCTGGAAATCCTCCGCTCGCCGGGGCATTGCGTGACGGTCGGATTCCAGGGTCTGCAGCACGACATCACCATCGACCAGGGCCACCTGCTCCTCGGCCGGCGGCTGTCCGGAGTGATCGAGGGCGATGCCGACCCGCAGTCGTTCGTGCCCGCACTGATCCGGCTCTACCGGGACGGCAAGTTCCCCTTCGACCGCCTCATCGAGACCTTCCCGCTCACCGCCATCAACGAGGCCATCGAAGCGTCGATCCGCGGTGACGTGATCAAACCGGTCGTCGTCTTCGATTGA
- a CDS encoding aldehyde dehydrogenase: protein MAADITHYRMFINGAHVDSADVDEICDPATGDVVATVARGGAEHTDAAVAAAKTAFESGVWSRMEPAERSAVMTRIADRLGQELDELVDLEIQANGATVRQATGFHIGYASAHFLHFAELAATYQWTRQVPTQAYPTMSTNVIHREPLGVCAAIVPWNFPLLLGIWKIGPALAAGNSVVVKPDEKTPLTLLRLCEIAQECGVPDGVLNLVTGPGPTVGARLAEHPDVDKVAFTGSTAVGREIMRLAATTVKQVSLELGGKGAQILLDDADLDVAIDGALFGCMLYSGQICESGTRLLVPAEMYDLVVDRLVDRASALKLGDTNDFDTDVGPVISVRQRDRVLSFLEGARRDGAKIVLGGGVPPGDRFTKGYWIEPTIVTEVTNDMEIAREEIFGPVLCVLRYTDECDAVRQANDSQYGLSAGVWSMDYERAADVAARLRAGTVWINNWHQIDPALPFGGYKQSGLGRELGEHALDEYTETKHVHIDLTQKVDRHIFDALLSEPRR, encoded by the coding sequence ATGGCAGCAGACATCACCCATTACCGGATGTTCATCAACGGAGCGCACGTCGATTCCGCCGACGTCGACGAGATCTGCGATCCGGCGACCGGGGACGTGGTGGCCACGGTGGCGCGCGGCGGCGCCGAGCACACCGATGCGGCCGTCGCAGCAGCCAAAACCGCCTTCGAATCCGGTGTCTGGTCGCGGATGGAACCCGCCGAGCGTTCGGCCGTCATGACCAGGATCGCCGACCGGCTCGGGCAGGAACTCGACGAGCTCGTCGACCTCGAGATCCAGGCCAACGGTGCCACCGTGCGGCAGGCGACCGGATTCCACATCGGCTACGCATCGGCGCACTTCCTGCACTTCGCCGAACTGGCCGCCACCTACCAGTGGACACGGCAGGTGCCCACCCAGGCGTACCCGACGATGTCGACCAACGTGATACACCGCGAGCCGCTGGGGGTGTGCGCCGCGATCGTGCCGTGGAATTTCCCTCTGCTGCTGGGCATCTGGAAGATCGGCCCCGCCCTGGCGGCCGGCAACTCGGTGGTCGTCAAACCCGACGAGAAGACACCGCTGACCCTGCTGCGGCTCTGCGAGATCGCCCAGGAATGCGGCGTGCCGGATGGCGTCCTCAACCTCGTCACCGGTCCCGGCCCCACCGTCGGCGCCCGGCTGGCCGAACACCCCGACGTCGACAAGGTGGCCTTCACCGGTTCCACCGCGGTCGGCCGCGAGATCATGCGGCTGGCGGCAACAACGGTGAAGCAGGTGTCCCTGGAACTCGGCGGCAAGGGCGCCCAGATCCTGCTCGACGACGCCGACCTCGACGTGGCGATCGACGGGGCGCTGTTCGGCTGCATGCTGTACTCCGGGCAGATCTGTGAGTCCGGCACGCGACTGCTGGTGCCCGCCGAGATGTACGACCTGGTTGTCGACCGACTCGTCGACCGCGCATCCGCGCTGAAACTGGGCGATACCAACGACTTCGACACCGATGTGGGCCCGGTGATCTCGGTCCGCCAACGCGACCGGGTGCTGAGCTTCCTCGAGGGCGCCCGGCGAGACGGTGCCAAGATCGTGCTCGGTGGTGGCGTCCCGCCCGGGGATCGCTTCACCAAGGGGTACTGGATCGAGCCGACGATCGTCACCGAGGTCACCAATGACATGGAGATCGCCCGCGAGGAGATCTTCGGACCGGTGCTGTGCGTCCTGCGCTACACCGACGAGTGCGACGCCGTACGCCAGGCCAACGACTCCCAGTACGGGCTGAGCGCCGGGGTGTGGAGCATGGACTACGAACGCGCCGCCGATGTCGCTGCCCGGCTGCGGGCGGGCACCGTGTGGATCAACAACTGGCATCAGATCGATCCCGCGCTGCCGTTCGGCGGCTACAAGCAAAGCGGTCTGGGCCGCGAGCTCGGCGAGCACGCCCTCGACGAGTACACCGAGACCAAGCATGTGCATATCGATCTGACGCAGAAGGTCGACCGGCACATCTTCGATGCCCTGTTGTCCGAGCCGAGGCGTTAG